The Panicum virgatum strain AP13 chromosome 3N, P.virgatum_v5, whole genome shotgun sequence genome includes the window ggccgtgccgccgccgccgccactggtcTCCTCTGACTCTGCCGGTGTCTCCTTATTGGTGCTATTGTTCGACTGGCCGCCTGTGTTGTCAGCGTCGGTGGTAGTGGATGTCTCCTGGAAACTGTTGTCAGCCTGCTGGCCGCCGGTGTTCTTGTCGTCGGTGGACGCATCCTCGGCATTCTTGTCGGTCTGGCCGCCGGTATCCTTGGCATCGGTGGACGACGTCTCCTCGGCGTTGTTCTTGTCTGCCTGGCCGCCGGTTTCTTCCGTGCTCTGGTCGGTGGTCTTCTCGGCTTGCCTGCTTGTGGCGTTCCTGGCGTCGATCGTCTCCTGGTCGGCGCTCTGCTCGACTTTTTTGTCGGGGTCCTCAGGCTTGgccacctcgccgccctccGTCTTGCCGTTCTCGTCGGAGAAAGTCTGGTTCTTTGACGGCGTCTCGCCCTCGGCCACCGTGGATCTGGCAGCGGTGGTGTTGCCTGTCGCATCCGTTGCCACCGCGACGTCGCTCCGGTTGACGTCGTTGCTGGCAGGGTCCGTCGTTtgcgcgtcgccggcgccgtcgtcctTCTTGCCGGAGTCACCACCAGCGCCGTCCTCTGAcgtgtcgccgtcgccagcctCGTCCCTGGTCTgcgtcgtgccgccgccgccaccgtcgacgTCATCTTTCCTGCCGGCGTCCCCGGCCTGGCCTCCCGTCTGCGGCGTGTCACTGACGGCGTCACCGCCCCTGTCGCTCCGGGCGAAGTCCTGGTCCTTGGCGGCCGGCTTATTGTTGTCCGGCGACACGGTGACCGCGATGTTGTTGGACGACGCCATCATCCACGCGGCGACGAGGCAGAGCGCCACGAAGAAGCCGATGGTCGCGGACGAGCAGAACGAGGACGGCGgcctccgggcggcggcggcgccaccgccgccgtccagcCTCTGGTACCGATCCCGTTTGAACAACGGCATCTTGTTTGGCTTCCCTCTTCAACTAGCTCATGCAGAGCAGGCTGGCACTACCTGCAGATTCATGCAACAAGAATGGGGATATGGATTTGCAATTCCGCGGCTTAATTTACATAGAAAATCCTCATTTAATTAGCATCGCGGCACTGAAGCGTTGGAAATTGTAATGCTAAGAACAAGAAGGAAATTTCTGAATGGGATCTCAATGTGCAATCTGAACATGCAGTTGCACTGTGGTACCCTTTTCGCAATGATACAAAAGCCCAAATGCGAAACTGAGAACTATTGCAGCAATCAAattctttcgcaaaaaaaaagaagaagaaacactGGCAATCAAATTGATGAAGCTGCAAGAAATATTACCAGATAAACAACAGAAGCGCAGACCGGTGGCAGGGATCAAGAAAGCCTCTGAATGTGCAGCAGATGGTCAGATGGAGGAGGTTCTTTTCTTCCTTGGAGGATCGGACATCGGAGTGCATGCAGCAACCTCAAATCGACCTACCCCCTTTCTATTTCCCAGCGACACGCAACCGGACATGCACCGATCTGCCGCAGCTTCTTTAATTGGTGTCTTGGCCAGTGGGCGAGCTTGgatggaggagagggagggagggcaaGGAAGCGGCGGCAAGGGAGGAGAAACAGGGGCGACCACGGACACCACTCCCCGGGCCTCCTCCTTTGCCATGCGTGCATACACGGGGCCTAGTATTTGCTAGTGTTGACGCGTGCAGCGGAAGCAGGTTAACGACCTTTTCGTGCATGCAGTTTTTCAGACACCCTCCTCGTGCCAACTTTGCGTGGAGGCGATTCACTGTGTTTCTTTTCcttataataaaaaatatagattCATATATTATCAGTGGCACACCGGTACTCACGGTCTCACGCAGTGGTGGATCCAATAATTATTAGGAAGAGCTTTCTTCTATCTCTAGATAGCTTTAGCCTCTACTCACAGTATATTCATGTCCAAAAATTGTAGGAGGGGTTTCCATGAATCCAGCGGCGGTAGGAGGGGCTAGAGCCCCTCCAGACCCaccgctggatccgcccctggtcTCACGGAGCAGAAACatgcaaaaataaaacaaacagatTATTTCCATAGAAATGGGTGTCATTATATCTAAATTAATACCAATAACTCTCTAAATCTGCATAtgaattatccaattatatcattattaaaagaTAAAGTATTCCCTATATccgaatctaaattatataatgactataactataataaaatattaaagtgtaccaatataaaattctacaccaatataaaattctaaattattatttttatcattattaatgtattatttatgttattatttatataaaaatattacccacgatatgtgtcaccatatattcaatTTACGATGGGAGAGATAAGATTCTGCAAACAAATCATTTAATTAAATATATCGAACACGCATGGATGTGTGttgcaaaataaaatttattgtaattatataataataaatatatatttagaaTATGTTTGAATctgtaataaataaaattataacTATTAGATagaaattttattttatattaattctaattaatcatgggttgatagactagtggtTCCAATCCTCCATCTCATTTCCTGGTTCCTGCTTGGTTGGGCTTGGGCATTGGCTGTTCAGGCGACGACAGGGCAAGCTGGGATTGGGGAGGGAGTCTTCTAGGTGGCCCATGGAGTCAGTGGGGTTTCAACGCAACTCGAGGGTTACATTTCTCCatgcctccccccccccccccccccccccccccccctaacaAAATCTGGCCAAGTCACCACCGCAGCCTAAACCCCTcctcacccccgccgccggcgccgacatGGCCGTCCACCACCTACTCCGCCGCGGGGTCTCCGGCGGGTCCCCgctccgcggcctcctcctcgcctcccaGGTACTGGCGGCTCCACCCCTCCCGCCCATTGTTCTGGCGGTCACACTGGTTCTTCACTCTGCTGTCTTTTTCTTCCCCGGCGGCGCAGGAGATCGGGAGGCGTCCGTTGAGCTTGGCGGTGTCGGGGGACGCGGCAGCCGAGCTGAGGGGCGCGCGGGAGGATGTCAAGCAGCTGATCAAGACCACCTTCTGCCATCCCATCTTGGTACGGTATTGCTCCTCGTGCAAAATCTCCGGCTCCCTGTGGTTGGAGCAGACAAGTGATTCTGTTGGGATTTTCTTATTTATCCATCCAGCTGCCAAGGAATTCTGCATCTGTACAAACTTACGTTTGCCCTGCTGAACCAATAATGCAACATTTTGTTCTGGGAAGGTAGGAACTCGTGTGATTTAGTTGGCTATATCTATATGTTCCCTCAGCTGACCACACAACTGTTTATGCAAGGGAATAGGTTTTGGAATTATACTAGTCCTGCAGATGTACTGATATGTTTATGCTAGACTAGATCAATGTTGGTCTTTGCTCTTTTGTGTGCACTTGGCTGTTTTCCATCTTCTCAATTCAGCATCAGATGATTCTGGCATTCCACCTTTCAGTTTCTTGCATATGATTTTGTGATGAGTTATCTTACGGTATAGGTTCGATTGGGGTGGCATGATGCTGGTACCTATGACAAGAACATTGCAGAGTGGCCCAAGTGCGGCGGAGCTAATGGTAGCTTGAGATTTGAAATTGAGTTAAAGCATGGGGCTAATGCTGGTACTGCTTCTCCTCCGACGATCATCTGTAGGTTTATGATGAGAGGCCATTCTTATATATAGTTTTGCGACAGGTCTTGTGAATGCTTTGAAGCTGATCCAGCCGATCAAGGATAAGTTTTCAGGTGTCACATATGCAGATCTGTTTCAGCTAGCCAGCGCCACAGCCATTGAGGTCCTTGAAATTGCTCCTGCGTAAGTGATGATCATTCATAAAGTGCTACTTGTTAATAATGACTGGTGGTTTTGATTTCTTTCATTCCAGGAAGCAGGTGGCCCCAAAATTCCCATGATCTATGGAAGGGTTGATGTTACGGCCCCTGAACAATGCCCGCCTGAGGGGAGGCTTCCTGGTCAGTAAATAATTTGATATTGGACCAATCTTACTTTTTATGCCAATTTAGGTTGAGTCTGGCTCAGAATCTAGAGAGCCCAGAACTCAGTGAGAATCTTAGGTTGCCACTTTAGTTTCATTTAATCTAAGCATTCTTGCAATCATTGCTTAGTGATCGAAACATTGAATCACTATCTAATTTGATTGCCTCTAATTGTTCTCAGACTTCCACCACATAGCAAACTTTCAGCTAACTCCCGGATTAAAACATTGATAAATTATCTCTTATTAAATCAATACCGAATTTAAATGCATGTTTGACTTTTACTTGCTTAGTTGTTTACAAAAGCTTAGAAATCTCAGTACACTGGCAGCCTTCAACAAATTACAATGACAAAAGTTTATGATTCATATCACAATAAAAATATACTGTGTCCTGGACATCATCCACTTCAAGCTAAGACAAATCTTATCAGATTTATTTCACGTGATGCTTACTTGTCTGTAATGTGCAAATGTGGCACACCAAATTAAAACACAACCAAAATACTGATGTACTATTGCAAGTAGAGGAACCAGATACATCATATACTTCCTTGCTAACTTTTAATGGTATCCCTTATCATCACAATATTAgccttttcccttttccctttaACCCTTTTCCCTCGAGTAGTGTTTGTTGGGTTCTttgtaatgcctccaaattcaGCCTTCTGAGACTGGTAGGACAGATTAATCCATATATTTTTTGGATATTAGTAAGATTGGAGGTAGAAACAAGCTAAAGCAGTAGAACATTGAACAGTATTATGTGATGCATAAAACAAGTCCTTTTTAAAATTACCATTGTGAGGTCTACAGTCTGGTCAAATCACATGACTATTATGCAGAATGCACAAGATAAATTGTTCTAACTGCCCACATCCTATAATGTGGCAGATATAGAGAAACTGCACCACCTGAAATGGAATCATGTTCATACAATTGTCTTTTGGTCATAGAATTAGGTCACTGCATGTTGCCTTCCTAAGCATTCCAATGTTTTCTAACACCCCATCTGGTGGTTCCTGATTGATTTCTTCCTATGTCATAATTATTCAACTTTGAAAGTTATGCATTGTCTCTACTGCCTTGCCTCTTTGGTGTACCAATGTTCTGTTTGTACAGAAGATTTTATTCCAAGGTTACTCATATTTTTATTTCCTTGCCCATTCAGCTGCTGGCCCACCTTCACCCGCGGAACATTTACGTGAAGTATTCTATAGAATGGGCCTGAACGACAAGGTGTGCACAGAATGCTGTGTTTGAATTAAACACGCCAGAATTCTGAATTTGCTACTCACAATTATTTTGTACTCCGTAGGAAATTGTTGCACTGTCAGGAGCTCATACACTTGGACGGGCAAGACCAGAGCGTAGTGGTTGGGGTAAACCAGAAACAAAATACACTGTATGTAACTTACAGCTTTAAACATGTGTTGtctattgattttttttagttATTGCATCTGCATGTCTGCCCTTCATAATTACTCATTAGGCAGTATATTATAAGTGTAACCAATATTTCTGACTCGTTAGTTACTTTCACTTTGGCTGCCCCTTAAAAATGTACCGATTGGCCCTTGCATGCACGCTTGCTGCATAATCACCATGTTTGTATCACCTGTCCGTGCTGATTTCTGATAAGACATGCTTGACTAATCTCTTCTCTGGAAATTGCTTTTCACTATGTGATGCTTCTTAGATTGAATGTCCTGTATAAGTATTCATTACTGCAAATTGGTTTATGAAGTGAGTGATGATGGGTGGGGACCACATGCGAGAGAGATGCTAAATCAGCAAAGAACCACTTCATAAACCACTTTGAGTAATTCTAGGGGGGCAATCTGTACGGTTGTGTAAAGTTGGGCGTAGTTGTCTGGTTTTAAAATTCAGGGGGAACAGACTTTACTATTCTTTATACGGATCTTATCTCTATTTTCTCCATTATTATTCTTGCaaatatgatctttgtgtgtaCAGTACCTAGTACTAGCTTCTACACTTTCATAAAGTTCTTGCTAAGTGGTGCTGAGATTGGTGTATCTCACTCttttaattaattagttttTTGTTTGATATGCCAGAAAGATGGACCTGGTGCACCTGGGGGGCAGTCTTGGACATCTCAGTGGCTCAAATTTGACAACAGCTATTTCAAGGTAGGCTACCTAATTTGCTCTAGGGATTATCAGAAATAATGTAGCATAGCACATAGCAGTAACTTGGGCATAAAATTCAGGATGTCAAAGAAAGGCAGGATCAGGACCTTCTAGTTTTGCCTACTGATGCTGTGCTATTTGAGGACTCCTCATTCAAGGTTAGTGAAGGTTCTTATGTTGCAAGAAACTGCACATCTCTAGCTTATAATCTGAACCAAGTCTCATGATGACTTCTCATGCTTGAAGGTCTACGCTGAAAAATATGCCGAGGACCAGGATGCTTTTTTCAAGGACTACGCTGAAGCTCATGCTAAATTAAGCAATCTCGGGGCAAAGTTTGACCCACCAAAGGTAAATGGAATTAAGATAATTCCCATTCTTGAGAGGTACAAAATAATTATATTGTTAGGTTATATAACATGGTATTCATCGGAATGTTACAGGGTATCTCACTTGAGTAGTTATACCATCAGCTGCAGTTGAACTGCTTTTTGGCGAGCAAACAACAGAAGGGCCTGTTAGTTGTGTGCAACTATATTGGAAGATTTTTCTCACAGAACTTGTTCTGGTTGTATGAGGGCTCTATTTGGACTCACTGATTAAAGAAGTTATTGTTCCCAGCATGTCCATTTTGAGTTGTGTGCTGTACTTGGAATAAAAGCAGCATAGGTAAATGCTGCTTTGGATGTTGCATGGTAACATTAGTACTGCATTGAGCTTACCAAGACAATCATGTCCCCACAGAATTGAAGCAAATATTTTCTTTCTGCGTGACCTGTTTATCATTTAGGCAAAGTTCTGTGTACTCTGCGGCACTCGATTTTTCATGTTATATTCGATGAATATTATGCTCTGAAGATGTCAACTCATGTCCCTCTTGGACGTCCATGAAACAGCCTGAATGATGTCTAGcaatctccttttttttttgaaataaacatGTCTAGCAATCTCGCTATAGCATACCCTCCAGCAAAATGCGTCTCGAACTGGGATTGGAGCTTCCTGTTCTTGCTCTCACCCTATTTAGTACATGTAGCCAACGTTAACAGTTCACTTCAATAACAAATCATCTCTTCTATGACAGCGCTAAGCGACAGCTCATATTTAAGAACTTGATAAGGATACATCATTTTATTGGCCATATGGAAAATCATGTACTAACATCATACATTAAGACATAGGAAGTCttcatatttacaaatttaaagGTACAACAAGAAGTCACACTATTACAGCATAGAAACACTCTACCTGGACTGACCTACTGCCTAGCAAACTATTGCTCAGTTCTACTTCTTATTAACTATTGCATAGAAACACTCTACATGGAGTCCTAGCCTAGCAAACTACTGCTCAATTCTGGACTGACCTACTGCCTAACAAGAAGATAATTGAGCTTCTTATTTATCTCCCCAAACTTCTTCTTTAAATGCTTGATCTGAATCCAGCAAAAGAATAGTAATTATTCCCAATGATCTTAACATGGTAGTATTAAAAACTGCTCGATTTTTACAAGAAAGAAGCATACCCGCTTCACTTCGATCTCCAGCTCTCGCTGCTTCTGCCCGAGCGACTGGCGCAGCTGAGTGACATCAAAGATGCTATCAAGTTCATCCTCAAAAGCTGATTCAAGGTCTTGTCTTAGAAGCACAGGTAATTTGTCGACAATCGGCATGAGGAGAAAGCAATTGAACTGCAGGTTCACAATGAGCCAAGGGCAGCATAGTCAGAAAAATCTGATGAAGCGGTGCATAAACAAGTTAAGTCTTTTGGATGAGGGGGACCTTCAGTTCAGTGGTGACAAGAAAGTGCTCTCTGATCCCATGGAAAATCTGGTGAACCAATGCATAGACAAGTCTTTCAGATGAGGGAACCAGCTTTCTATTCCAGAGTGTGCTGTCCAACAGATCGACCAGCCTTGTCTCTGGTACAGCACCCGATGAATTTGTGTCTGAAGAATGATTAGACTTTGAGTCGGTCTTCGCCCTGTCCTGTCTGTTATCATTCAACCCAGGCAACTGCTCATGCAGTGTATTTACTAATAGTTGCTCCGGTGCAACAAATGAATCGAGGAAGTGTCGCAACCCAGTGCGGTTCTGCATTCAATAGAGCAAAACGTTAAGCATGCCAATAGAACATACTCAAATTTCTAATGTTTAAATAAGTGCACCTTGTTGTGAAGGGACCAAGTGACATAACGAGTGGTACTCTCCAAATCTTCCATACACCTGCATTTGGACATTTGAGCATGCAAAGAAATAAACATCTATATGGCCATGTAGCATTTAACACATAGGATTATAGCCCATAGGAGGATGTCAGTAGAAATACAATTGATAAGATCTAGCAGTTATGACTAAGGAGTAAGGAACGAATATGAACAACTACAAAAACCTCAGCAGTAGAAATTTCACATAGCAGCTCTATTTAGTTCTTTCACTAATTCACTTAGATGAAAACACAAATACCTCAAACAACTGATTATAACAAATGCTCATGGACAGGATTTAACATCAACAGACAGAGGCAAAAGTTATCATTTTTAGAATTGGGATATCCACTCTCTGCATTTGCATTTCATTGATGAATGCAGTTCTGTTCATCATGATTAGTTCACAAATGCCTTCAATAAAGATAATCACTAGACCAAATGGCTTTGTCATTCCATGTGTTTTGGAACATAATGACTTTGCATTCTAATGTGTCAATTCACTCGTCACCAGTGTTATGAGTTGTAGGTGGACAATTAGATAAGAAACTAGAACTGAAATGAAGCATAGACCTTTCCATCAAATGTTATTCCATTCAATCCTAAAGTATACCTGTCAGTTCGAATGAAAACTGGAAAGTGACACTGCATAACTAGGTAAATCAGCAGAAAGTGTTTTTAGCATTTCATAGATACAGTCAAATAGCCAAGCTATGTTCTCAAAAGAGGTCCATAGATAGCACAAGTACTATTGATGACACGAAATGTTAGAAAACGTATCTACAGTTTCAAAGCAAAGGTGCTAGATACAAGGTTCCAATATGGAAGGGTTGCCTTAGCACAGATAACTGTATTTTGACTAGAGTGCACAAAAGTAAATAAACAAGAAAGCCATTCATAAGTATCAGAATCAGGAAGGTTATTACCTTTCTCGACATGATTGCTCAGTGGATTCAACAAACCTCCTGAATGCTGCTTGGACACGCCTTACAAGTACTTCATGGCCACTAAAGCGCTCACCATCTTTCTGAAGTCCATCAAGAGTATTGTGTAAATCTTttcaaaataaaagataaaCCATATCAATTGGATTACTTAAGGACAAGTTAGTACCTCCAACAGATAAACAGAGATTGGGATCAGCCTCTTCAATATGTACAAAAGCCTAAAACCCAACTGTATTAAGAATAGGTGACAGATATTATTCTCAGAAATATAGTAAGCAGATCAAGATCAAAGCTTATCTAACCACAAACAGAGTAGCTCAACTATTAGAATTATTTTCTTTAACATACTTAACTATGTAATGATATCAAATGTTTAGTAGGGAATATTTGACACAAGAAGCCTAAATAAGAAGATGCACCTATCATAACAAAGATTGATGCAGGTTTCTGGAGCCATAATCATACAAATGTATCACAAATATCTGCAAACGAAACATGAAGAGATCTAAAAGGTGGGTCATTAGTGAGCCCACATTGAGGCAACAAGCTCACCAACCTGGTGAAGGAATGGCTCAAATGTCTCACGTGCTTTTGCCACAGCAATTACACAAGCAGTCctaacaaaacaaaaaattgtTCAGATTGAAATATACTGTGCAAATGTATTATTTCTGAATGAAGAATGTCCTTATATCCAGTTCATGAAAATTAACTATAAGTCAGGTTAGGAACATTAAATTTTATACAAGTCTACAATATAGCAATTAGAATATCCAATATAGGAAGAAACCAtaaaaatctgaaaaaaaaattttAGACTAATACCACTTAAATTAACAACTCCTTGGATCACGTTTGAGTTTTGATGGAATTTCTTGGCAGCATAATGATCATACCCTTAGGCCTTAGCACAAACCTACAAAATCCTATTCAATCTTACCAGATTTAGATTTATGTACCATTGTGTCATTTTCACGTTTGAGTTTTGATGGAATTTCTTGGCAGCATAATGATCATACCCTTAGCACAAACCTACAAGATCCTATTCAATCTTACCAGATTTAGATTTATGTACCATTGTGTCATTTTAGCTCACTGATCGTGGGAATATAGGATCCTAGGTTCCATATCATGATGATACCTGGAGTAGTTTGTCCCGTCGTGAATATCCTCAACACCACAAGCATTGACAATTTCCTCCCTAGTTATTGGAGGGCACTTGATACTACCAACTACCAGACGAAATTCAGCCATTGCTCGATGGTATTGTGCACCACCATAAAGCCGCATTCCAGCATTCTGCAAACAAGGTCATTTTGAAACATGTCAAATATGAATTAAAAGTACCATAAGATAATTATAAGATACACATCTGTGGCCAAGGTAAAATTAATAagactagttttttttttatgaatACACAGGAGAACTGAATATTATTACGCTAATACAACTAGCTGAGTAGTGGGGACAAAATATGTTTACCCTTTAGTTTCTGTAGAAAAGAAATGCGTAATGTTAAAAGGGTGGTAAAAAGTCAGGGGGGGTCAAGACTGAAGTATCTTAAATCAACACCAACTCCTTACTGCTAACTGACTAAAGTTTTGTCAGGAAACCCTCCAGGAAAGCATGTTCAACACAATCACATCAGACTCTTTGTGTAGCAGGGAAATTTAGCTCCTTTAAACACTATGAGCTTAAACTAAGACAGACGGACTAGTCGTAATGCATCTTCaatacaaaaacaaaaaaacataaCTTACTGGCATCATCTTGTTCGGGAGCTGAAAATTTTCACTTCCAGTAAATGTTCCCCCATTGATCCTCTCGTTAATTAAAGTTTCTCCTGTGGTCCAACAGTTTAAAAAAGTGATAACAAAGTAGAATGTAGCAATAACCTCAAGACCATCAGAAAACCACTCACGGGAGATAGAACACTCACCAAATTTATCAGGAGGTGCCACCACCATGCCTTTCAATAGCAAAGATAACTGAAACAAAATAATACAGCATCAATTTTAAGTTTATCTGAAGCACCTTTCAATTTCTGAATACAGCATTCTAAGCTATTCGTGGAATCAAATGATGTGAATCAAGAAGATCgtgtcatctttttttttttgagcaaagaTGTCTGTATTAAACGGTGAGGAAAAC containing:
- the LOC120663742 gene encoding probable L-ascorbate peroxidase 6, chloroplastic/mitochondrial; this encodes MAVHHLLRRGVSGGSPLRGLLLASQEIGRRPLSLAVSGDAAAELRGAREDVKQLIKTTFCHPILVRLGWHDAGTYDKNIAEWPKCGGANGSLRFEIELKHGANAGLVNALKLIQPIKDKFSGVTYADLFQLASATAIEEAGGPKIPMIYGRVDVTAPEQCPPEGRLPAAGPPSPAEHLREVFYRMGLNDKEIVALSGAHTLGRARPERSGWGKPETKYTKDGPGAPGGQSWTSQWLKFDNSYFKDVKERQDQDLLVLPTDAVLFEDSSFKVYAEKYAEDQDAFFKDYAEAHAKLSNLGAKFDPPKGISLE
- the LOC120663738 gene encoding dynamin-like protein ARC5 isoform X1, giving the protein MATPPLSPADAEEEEARELLYEAYNELQALAAELGGAAGAPAVVVVGHQTDGKTALVEALMGFQFNHVGGGTKTRRPVALHLRFNPRCDAPQCRLLAGPGDEGEDAGVAGRPMPLADIQAYIEAENMRLENDPCQFSDKEIIVKVEYKHCPNLTIIDTPGLILPAPGRKNRVLQSQASAVESLVRAKIQHKETIILCLEDCSDWSNATTRRVVMQVDPDLARTVLVSTKLDTKIPQFARPSDVEVFLHPPTCVLDVSLLGDSPFFTSVPSGRVGSCHEAVFRSNEEFKKAISSREFEDITSIEDKLGRSLTTEEKERIGVGNLRLFLEELLRKRYIESVPLIIPLLEKEQRNATRKLREISQEISDLDEAKLKEKAQLFHDSFLAKLSLLLKGMVVAPPDKFGECSISREWFSDGLEVIATFYFVITFLNCWTTGETLINERINGGTFTGSENFQLPNKMMPNAGMRLYGGAQYHRAMAEFRLVVGSIKCPPITREEIVNACGVEDIHDGTNYSRTACVIAVAKARETFEPFLHQLGFRLLYILKRLIPISVYLLEKDGERFSGHEVLVRRVQAAFRRFVESTEQSCRERCMEDLESTTRYVTWSLHNKNRTGLRHFLDSFVAPEQLLVNTLHEQLPGLNDNRQDRAKTDSKSNHSSDTNSSGAVPETRLVDLLDSTLWNRKLVPSSERLVYALVHQIFHGIREHFLVTTELKFNCFLLMPIVDKLPVLLRQDLESAFEDELDSIFDVTQLRQSLGQKQRELEIEVKRIKHLKKKFGEINKKLNYLLVRQ